The segment ACCAGGTTCAAACCCAAATCGCTGGCCGCCTTGATGTGATCCCCGGCCAGCACCCCTAGCCCACCCGCGTAGATGGGCAGGGAGCTATGGAAGCCGTACTCCGCGGAAAAGTACGCCGTGAGGGGTCCCCTCTTCGCCTCCCGCTCCTTGAGGTAAGCCTCCAAGGCCGCCACCACCGCCTGGACCCGGGCGGGATAGGTGCCCTCCGCCAGGCCCTCGAGGCGGGCGGGGTCCACCTCCAGGAGCAACCTGACCGGGTTGCCGCGGAAACGCTTCCAAAGCGAGGAATCTATCTCCTGGAAAAGCTCTGCCGCCTCCGGATTCCAACTCCACCAAAGGTTATAGGCCAGCTTCCTCAAACCCCTAAGGGCCTCGGGAAGCTCGGGCATGGCGGTAAGACGCCCCAGCACCTTCATGGGGTGGATTATACCCTTCACCGAAGCCGCCGCCAGAGCTCTGGGCTGAAAAGGAGGACCACGGGAAGGATCTCTATCCGCCCCGCCCACATCTGGAAGATGAGGACGACCTTGGAAACAGGATGGAGTTCCGCATAGGAACCCATGGGGCCCACCGTCCCAAGCCCCGGCCCGATGTTGCCGATGGCCTGGGCGCTGGCGGTAAAGGCCTCCACAAAGCTCCCCTCCAAAAGCGCCAGGGTCAGGGTACCGAAGCCAAAAAGAAGGGTGTAAAGAAAGATGAAGACGGAAACCTGCCGCAAGGCCTCCTCGGAGACCACCCGGTGTCCCAAGCGCAGGGGAAGGACCGCCCTGGGGTGGAGGGTGCGGGTGATCTCCCGCCTTAGAAGCCCGAAAAGCAGAAGCCAGCGCACCACCTTGATGCCCCCCGCCCCCGAGCCCGCGCTTCCCCCCACGAACATGAGGAGCACCAGGATGGCCTGGGCGGGCACCACCCACTGAGCGAAGTTCACGCTGGCGAAACCCGTGGTGGTCACGATGGAGATCACCTGGAAAAACGCATGGCGGAGGCTGGCCTCGAGGCTATACAGGTGGTGGGTGTAGAGGTAAAGGGAAAGCAGTAAACCCGCAAGGAGCACCAGCAGGGCATAGGCCCGGAACTCCGCATCCCTGAAGAGGGGTTTGACCTCCCGTCCGAAGAACAGCCGGTACTGCAGGAGGAAGTTCACCCCCGCCAGGAACATGAAGAAGCTTCCCAGCCACTGGGCCAGGAGGGGGTAGGCGGCAAAGCTTTGCGGGTTCGGGCTGAACCCTCCCGCCGGGATGGTGGTGAGGGCGTTGGCCAAGGCCTCAAAGACGGGTATGCCCGCCCACCAGTAGGCCAGGAAGGCCAAAGCGGTCAGGGTCAGGTACACCCGCAAGACCGCCTGGGCGGTATGCCGCAACCTGGGGGTAAGCCTTTCCTTCTCCACCCCTGTGC is part of the Thermus caldilimi genome and harbors:
- a CDS encoding TrkH family potassium uptake protein encodes the protein MKPWPVSSARQGFRSSLYLLGLTYQGFGLLMLAFALLALGFKEDARGFLLGAVMGVGLGKALQGVGHAEAQPHRAEVFAAVALLWLLVPALGAIPYWISGGLNYLDALFEAVSGFTTTGATVLSDFGQFGKSLFLWRSFTQWMGGIGIVVLFLVVFPQLQVAGRQAFFAESTGVEKERLTPRLRHTAQAVLRVYLTLTALAFLAYWWAGIPVFEALANALTTIPAGGFSPNPQSFAAYPLLAQWLGSFFMFLAGVNFLLQYRLFFGREVKPLFRDAEFRAYALLVLLAGLLLSLYLYTHHLYSLEASLRHAFFQVISIVTTTGFASVNFAQWVVPAQAILVLLMFVGGSAGSGAGGIKVVRWLLLFGLLRREITRTLHPRAVLPLRLGHRVVSEEALRQVSVFIFLYTLLFGFGTLTLALLEGSFVEAFTASAQAIGNIGPGLGTVGPMGSYAELHPVSKVVLIFQMWAGRIEILPVVLLFSPELWRRLR